The Thiorhodovibrio frisius genome segment CTGCTGAAGGATCATCCGCGCGTGGTGACCCTGCCGCATCTCGGCGCATCCACCCGCGAGGCCGAGGAAAACTGTGCGGTCATGGTGGCCGATCAGTTGCGCGCCTATCTGGCGGATGGCAATGTGCGCAATTCGGTGAACTTCCCCGAGATCGATCTTCCCCGCAACGGTGGCTACCGCGTTTCAGTGGTGAACAGCAATGTGCCCAACATGGTGGGGCAGATTTCCACACTGTTAGCCGAGTCTGGTTTGAATATCATCGATATGCTCAATCGCTCGCGCGGGGATCTGGCGGTGACCTTGATCGACATCGATCAGGCATGCCAGGATGCGACGCTTGATCAAATCCGTGGAATTAAGGGCGTGCTGCGGGTGCGGGCCTTGGGTTAAGCCGATGACTGATCCCACCGCTCGCCTGAAAGCGGTGCGCGAGCGCATCGACGCCACCGATGCCGAGATTCTGCGGCTGTTATCGGAGCGCGCGCGTTGTGCGCAGGAAGTTGCCGAGATTAAATCGGCCCAGGCACCCCAGACCCACTTTTATCGCCCTGAGCGAGAAGCCGAGATTCTGCGCCGCATCAAGGCGGAGAATCCAGGCCCGCTGCATGACGAGGAAGTCGCGCGCCTGTTTCGCGAGATCATGTCGGCCTGTCTGGCGCTCGAAAAACCTCTGTCAGTGGCCTATCTTGGCCCCGAGGGCACCTTCACCCAGGCCGCTGCGCTCAAGCACTTCGGCCATTCTGTGCACACGCTTCCGTTTGGCGCCATCGGCGACATTTTTCGCGAGGTCGAAGCGGGCTCCTGCCATTTTGGCGTCGTACCAGTGGAGAACTCCACCGAGGGCGTGGTTAGCCACACGCTTGACACCTTCATGCAGTCGCCCTTGCACATCGCTGGCGAGGTCACCCTGCGCATTCATCATCATCTAATGAGCTGCGCCACCAGCCTGGCCGGTGTGCAACGGGTCTACTCCCATCAGCAATCGCTCGCCCAGTGCCGCGCCTGGCTTGATCGGCATTTGCCGCAGGCCGAGCGCATTCCGGTCGGTAGCAATGCCGAGGCCGCGCGGCTGGTAGCCAACACCGAGGGTGCTGGCGCCGTCGCTGGC includes the following:
- the pheA gene encoding prephenate dehydratase, whose amino-acid sequence is MTDPTARLKAVRERIDATDAEILRLLSERARCAQEVAEIKSAQAPQTHFYRPEREAEILRRIKAENPGPLHDEEVARLFREIMSACLALEKPLSVAYLGPEGTFTQAAALKHFGHSVHTLPFGAIGDIFREVEAGSCHFGVVPVENSTEGVVSHTLDTFMQSPLHIAGEVTLRIHHHLMSCATSLAGVQRVYSHQQSLAQCRAWLDRHLPQAERIPVGSNAEAARLVANTEGAGAVAGEAAAELYQLNLLANRIEDDPRNTSRFLIIGPEDAPPSGKDKTSLLLSCRNEAGGLYRLLTPMAEHAISMTRIESRPSRQGVWDYVFFVDLCGHRDDAQVAAALEKLKTSANLFKILGSYPEAVL